From a region of the Mercurialis annua linkage group LG1-X, ddMerAnnu1.2, whole genome shotgun sequence genome:
- the LOC130015348 gene encoding uncharacterized protein LOC130015348 isoform X2 yields the protein MNGLANAEKLFLKDEIMMVLSDAEELLPHLPMFQRLVYLRLKIPSVNLDCKPLLKLLRCSHHLKTLDFCEGISLLSDFSENDNLMNPAPCCLLNEVKSIKIEKFSGNKKALQAVEFLLKNALVLKNMTIICIANSGRLHGKVTKLSKRFPKGSESCKVIVHSSVL from the exons ATGAATGGACTTGCTAATGCTGAGAAACTATTTCTTAAAGATGAAATCATGATG GTTCTCTCTGATGCAGAAGAACTCCTTCCCCATTTACCTATGTTCCAGCGTTTAGTTTATTTGCGGTTGAAAATTCCATCAGTGAATTTAGATTGTAAACCTCTATTGAAGTTGCTGCGATGCTCTCATCATCTCAAAACCCTTGATTTCTGCGAG GGAATAAGTCTTCTCTCAGATTTCTCGGAAAATGACAATCTAATGAACCCAGCACCATGTTGTTTATTGAATGAGGTGAAGAGCATTAAGATTGAAAAGTTTTCTGGAAATAAGAAAGCATTGCAGGCAGTGGAGTTTCTGTTGAAGAATGCATTAGTGTTGAAAAATATGACCATTATTTGCATTGCGAATTCAGGGCGCCTGCATGGGAAGGTGACCAAACTGTCAAAGAGATTTCCAAAAGGGTCTGAAAGTTGTAAGGTAATTGTTCATTCGTCAGTCCTCTAA
- the LOC130015348 gene encoding uncharacterized protein LOC130015348 isoform X3, whose protein sequence is MFQRLVYLRLKIPSVNLDCKPLLKLLRCSHHLKTLDFCEGISLLSDFSENDNLMNPAPCCLLNEVKSIKIEKFSGNKKALQAVEFLLKNALVLKNMTIICIANSGRLHGKVTKLSKRFPKGSESCKVIVHSSVL, encoded by the exons ATGTTCCAGCGTTTAGTTTATTTGCGGTTGAAAATTCCATCAGTGAATTTAGATTGTAAACCTCTATTGAAGTTGCTGCGATGCTCTCATCATCTCAAAACCCTTGATTTCTGCGAG GGAATAAGTCTTCTCTCAGATTTCTCGGAAAATGACAATCTAATGAACCCAGCACCATGTTGTTTATTGAATGAGGTGAAGAGCATTAAGATTGAAAAGTTTTCTGGAAATAAGAAAGCATTGCAGGCAGTGGAGTTTCTGTTGAAGAATGCATTAGTGTTGAAAAATATGACCATTATTTGCATTGCGAATTCAGGGCGCCTGCATGGGAAGGTGACCAAACTGTCAAAGAGATTTCCAAAAGGGTCTGAAAGTTGTAAGGTAATTGTTCATTCGTCAGTCCTCTAA